From the Primulina tabacum isolate GXHZ01 chromosome 15, ASM2559414v2, whole genome shotgun sequence genome, one window contains:
- the LOC142526788 gene encoding uncharacterized protein LOC142526788 isoform X2: MQRQSLGSPSSKLHHGGIILLKDDTSSSTSPTNDALSAGGGLVVVEEEEEKVKKLKLNPAEIYIHFIPMLTLFCLLVLYLSSHKPSQIEFYGYKHLSDSGDSSEDIQKFHQTVDIKQGAVSWKNRRSLRLKMADV, from the exons ATGCAGAGGCAATCATTGGGCTCGCCATCGTCGAAGCTTCACCACGGAGGAATAATACTACTGAAAGATGATACCTCTTCTTCTACATCTCCAACAAACGACGCTTTATCCGCAGGAGGTGGATTAGTTGTAGTtgaggaagaagaagaaaaggttaagaaactgaaactgaatccGGCGGAAATCTACATTCATTTCATTCCAATGCTCACTCTTTTCTGCCTTCTGGTTCTCTACCTTTCCTCTCACAAACCTTCTCAGATCG AGTTCTATGGGTACAAGCATTTATCCGATTCTGGAG ATTCAAGCGAAGATATTCAGAAATTTCATCAAACCGTAGATATTAAACAAGGGGCGGTATCGTGGAAGAACCGGCGTTCTCTCCGGCTCAAAATGGCTGACGTttag
- the LOC142526788 gene encoding uncharacterized protein LOC142526788 isoform X1 yields the protein MQRQSLGSPSSKLHHGGIILLKDDTSSSTSPTNDALSAGGGLVVVEEEEEKVKKLKLNPAEIYIHFIPMLTLFCLLVLYLSSHKPSQIDLAEFYGYKHLSDSGDSSEDIQKFHQTVDIKQGAVSWKNRRSLRLKMADV from the exons ATGCAGAGGCAATCATTGGGCTCGCCATCGTCGAAGCTTCACCACGGAGGAATAATACTACTGAAAGATGATACCTCTTCTTCTACATCTCCAACAAACGACGCTTTATCCGCAGGAGGTGGATTAGTTGTAGTtgaggaagaagaagaaaaggttaagaaactgaaactgaatccGGCGGAAATCTACATTCATTTCATTCCAATGCTCACTCTTTTCTGCCTTCTGGTTCTCTACCTTTCCTCTCACAAACCTTCTCAGATCG ATTTAGCAGAGTTCTATGGGTACAAGCATTTATCCGATTCTGGAG ATTCAAGCGAAGATATTCAGAAATTTCATCAAACCGTAGATATTAAACAAGGGGCGGTATCGTGGAAGAACCGGCGTTCTCTCCGGCTCAAAATGGCTGACGTttag